Proteins from one Hemibagrus wyckioides isolate EC202008001 linkage group LG16, SWU_Hwy_1.0, whole genome shotgun sequence genomic window:
- the rabgef1 gene encoding rab5 GDP/GTP exchange factor isoform X1 — translation MSQRSERRGIHVDQSELLCKKGCGYYGNAAWQGLCSKCWREEYQRARQKQIQEDWELAEKLQREEDAAYASSHGSQSQPSLTPFSKFEEKKTNEKTRKVTTVKKFFSPSSRSTAKKEKGRDEEREKEREREREREEKVQGRRESHGETLLRDLKGIFTHSWEIGSPTEESHEAKSHSPSFVRQSSVETDQVSREFMEFLKSLKPGREIHKQSRAFVESMGNKKDLGADELSECVQDFYQNMSDRLLSHFKGSSEKVERVMDQVEKYIMTRLYKSVFCPETTDDEKKDLTTQHRIRALHWVTIQMLCVPVDEEIPEAADSVVKAITDIIEMDSRRVPRDKLACITSCSKHIFNAIKVTKKEPASADDFLPTLIYIVLKANPPRLQSNIQYITRFCNPSRLMSGEDGYYFTNLCCAVAFIEKLDAHSLNLSVEDFERHMCGGGSGEVSPRRTSESASPWPIELLSALQKRQQQVLVEAQDLQAELERWQEGVAREVQDILDKYPLEIKRHAAHAIDSENEENDRLPPPLQPQVFAG, via the exons ATGAGTCAGCGATCTGAGCGGCGAGGGATCCATGTGGACCAGTCGGAGCTGCTGTGTAAGAAGGGGTGTGGTTACTATGGTAATGCGGCATGGCAGGGGCTGTGCTCTAAGTGCTGGAGGGAGGAGTACCAGCGTGCACGACAGAAACAGATCCAGGAGGACTGGGAACTAGCTGAGAA GTTACAGAGGGAGGAGGATGCAGCGTACGCCAGCAGTCATGGCTCTCAGTCTCAGCCGTCTCTCACTCCCTTCTCCAagtttgaggaaaaaaagaccAATGAGAAAACACGCAAAGTGACAACAGTGAAGAAGTTCTTCAGCCCGTCATCACGCAGCACTGCTAAGAAAG AGAAAGGGagggatgaggagagagagaaagagagagaaagggagagagagagagaagagaaggtgCAGGGCAGGAGGGAGAGTCATGGAGAGACGCTGCTGCGAGATCTGAAGGGTATATTTACACACTCGTGGGAGATCGGCTCTCCGACTGAAG agagtcATGAGGCGAAGTCCCACAGTCCGTCGTTTGTGCGTCAGTCGAGTGTGGAGACAGATCAGGTGTCAAGGGAGTTTATGGAGTTCCTGAAGAGTCTGAAACCTGGACGAGAAATTCACAAACAGAGCCGAGCCTTCGTGGAGAGCATGGGGAataagaag GACCTTGGCGCTGATGAGCTCTCGGAGTGTGTGCAGGATTTCTACCAGAACATGTCTGACCGTCTCCTCTCTCACTTTAAAG GTTCCTCTGAGAAGGTGGAGCGAGTGATGGACCAGGTGGAGAAGTACATCATGACTCGCCTCTATAAGAGTGTGTTTTGTCCTGAGACCACTGACGATGAGAAGAAAGATCTGACTACGCAGCACAGGATCCG GGCGTTACACTGGGTGACCATCCAGATGCTGTGTGTTCCTGTGGATGAAGAAATTCCAGAAGCAGCTGATAGTGTAGTGAAAGCCATtacag ATATAATTGAGATGGACTCGAGGCGTGTCCCGAGAGATAAGCTGGCCTGCATCACCAGCTGCAGCAAACACATCTTCAACGCCATCAAGGTGACGAAAAAGGAGCCGGCGTCAGCCGACGATTTCCTCCCCACGCTCATTTACATCGTACTGAAGGCCAACCCACCACGCCTGCAGTCCAATATCCAGTACATCACACGCTTCTGCAACCCGAGCAGGCTGATGAGCGGAGAGGATGGGTACTACTTCACCAACCTG TGTTGTGCGGTGGCGTTTATTGAGAAGCTGGACGCTCACTCCCTTAATCTGAGCGTTGAGGATTTCGAGCGTCACATGTGCGGCGGTGGATCTGGTGAGGTTTCCCCGCGAAGGACATCTGAGTCAGCGTCCCCGTGGCCAATCGAGTTGCTCTCGGCTCTGCAGAAACGACAGCAGCAGGTTCTGGTGGAGGCGCAGGATCTTCAGGCTGAGCTCGAGCGCTGGCAGGAGGGCGTGGCCCGCGAGGTGCAGGACATCCTCGACAAATACCCATTAGAGATCAAGAGGCATGCGGCACATGCCATTGATTCAGAGAATGAGGAGAACGACAGGCTGCCCCCGCCCCTGCAGCCTCAAGTGTTCGCCGGCTAG
- the LOC131366618 gene encoding dnaJ homolog subfamily C member 30, mitochondrial translates to MAEVRLCLGSGAGSLWRTTPYLFLRLVYSKKNLDMSAVSWAIHSRAVFPRRCIITSRLYRTSSTEEIPLYKSRSAYYDILQVSSNATQAQIKTAYYKQSFIYHPDKNAGSEHAMSRFSQISEAYSVLGNRALRKKYDSGILGEADIRGPSRPTAAKETTSGFSGDATRSRHSPEVGVRAQNVFDFDTFYREHYGEQLQRQKHIRARLQEIQRQKEATLQDRKMGRMSEIAVGIMLAVAAAILFSLKKA, encoded by the exons ATGGCGGAGGTCAGGCTGTGTCTCGGCTCAGGAGCCG GTAGCCTGTGGAGGACgactccatatttattcctccGTCTGGTCTACAGTAAGAAGAACCTGGACATGTCTGCTGTGAGTTGGGCGATCCACAGTCGTGCTGTTTTTCCTCGCAGGTGTATAATCACATCGAGATTGTATAGAACCTCAAGCACCGAGGAAATCCCGTTATACAAATCGAGAAGTGCTTATTATGACATTCTACAGGTTTCTTCAAATGCCACCCAAGCGCAGATCAAAACAGCGTACTACAAACAGTCCTTCATTTACCATCCCGATAAAAACGCAGGCAGTGAACATGCCATGTCACGCTTCTCCCAGATCAGCGAGGCATACAGCGTGCTAGGGAACAGGGCTTTACGCAAGAAGTACGACAGCGGGATCCTTGGCGAGGCTGACATCCGGGGTCCCAGCCGACCGACTGCGGCGAAGGAGACGACGAGCGGATTCTCAGGCGACGCTACGAGAAGTCGTCACTCTCCGGAAGTTGGCGTTCGTGCGCAGAACGTCTTTGATTTCGACACGTTTTACCGCGAGCACTACGGCGAGCAGCTGCAGCGACAGAAACACATCCGAGCTCGTCTGCAAGAGATCCAGAGGCAGAAAGAAGCCACATTACAGGACAGGAAGATGGGACGCATGTCAGAAATAGCTGTGGGCATCATGCTAGCTGTAGCGGCGGCCATCCTCTTCAGTCTGAAGAAGGCATGA
- the LOC131366725 gene encoding uncharacterized protein LOC131366725 — protein MMATMDEEMQSNPVVHMPHHERESSLLQGDDTYLPDGENICFPGPLMRSKIQMDDVLRFIKRKSEECLQKVEEPDQKEAYFFWQMMELRCSKNGKAPLADIATVLFKSYRLLKKRGEVNNQDSWCLQLAELLCSADPDDEILDALTQMGEDLDSRGLWYAAQLCFIAAMEELQILQSPSFELIGCNSLPISQSAMREAIQRSEVYEYVCSLTTGLPQPNFQIFKCYHASKLAEFGLFDQALEYCETIATAIARFPLLITKTTMEMTIALSEKLQQGKGEEPEWLLNLRQLYADEEFKLRNSECGLMTSEMFTLQRPRREGHITPWEVFESLYTPGELLGEGGFGSVCAGVRKADGKQVAIKYVGMEMNEAFITIPGETHSLPLEVALMQMVSKPCHHENVLQLIEWFEMSDCYILILERPSPCTDLLKFLKGHKGRLSEPLAQRIMRQVVQAAHHCSDCGVLHRDIKPENILINTDTLQLKLIDFGCGDLLQDIPYRYYAGTTAYSPPEWLCEGEYLGVPATVWSLGVLLFEMMCGDLPFQCEDDIIARDLHFAHDLSEGCRDLILCCLALYPHLRPTFEEILSHRWFEEPQKNV, from the exons atgatggccacaaTGGACGAGGAAATGCAGAGCAACCCTGTTGTTCATATGCCCCATCACGAGAGAGAAAGCAGCCTCTTACAAGGTGATGACACCTACCTGCCTGATGGGGAGAACATCTGTTTTCCTGGCCCGCTGATGAG AAGTAAGATCCAGATGGATGACGTGCTGCGTTTCATCAAGAGGAAGTCCGAGGAGTGCCTACAAAAGGTGGAGGAACCTGACCAGAAGGAGGCCTATTTCTTCTGGCAGATGATGGAGCTGCGTTGCAGCAAAAATGGA AAAGCACCGCTGGCAGACATCGCCACTGTCCTTTTCAAGAGCTACAGGCTTCTGAAGAAAAGG GGAGAAGTTAACAACCAAGACAGCTGGTGTCTTCAGCTGGCGGAACTTTTGTGCTCTGCCGACCCAGATGATGAGATTTTGGATGCCTTGACTCAAATGGGAGAGGACCTTG ACTCCAGAGGACTGTGGTATGCTGCACAGCTGTGCTTCATCGCTGCAATGGAGGAGCTGCAGATTTTACAGAGCCCCAGCTTTGAGCTTATTGGCTGTAACAG TCtgccaatcagccaatcagccaTGAGGGAAGCAATCCAACGTTCTGAGGTGTATGAATATGTATGCTCCCTGACCACAGGGCTTCCCCAGCCAAATTTCCAG ATCTTCAAGTGCTATCACGCCAGCAAGCTAGCGGAGTTTGGCCTTTTCGACCAAGCCTTGGAGTACTGTGAGACCATTGCTACAGCAATTGCTAGGTTTCCACTATTAATCACGAAGACCACGATGGAAATGACCATTGCG CTGTCTGAGAAGCTACAGCAAGGAAAGGGAGAAGAACCAGAATGGCTCCTAAACCTTCGTCAACTGTACGCCGACGAAGAGTTTAAGCTGAGGAACTCCGAATGTGGCCTTATGACTAGCGAGATGTTCACTCTCCAGCGTCCACGTCGGGAAGGCCACATTACACCATGGG aggTGTTTGAGTCCCTGTACACTCCGGGAGAGCTGCTGGGTGAAGGAGGCTTCGGGAGTGTCTGTGCAGGAGTCCGAAAGGCTGATGGAAAACAG GTTGCCATTAAATATGTGGGAATGGAGATGAACGAAGCTTTCATCACCATT cCTGGAGAGACACACAGCCTTCCTCTGGAGGTTGCATTAATGCAAATGGTGTCCAAGCCCTGTCACCATGAGAATGTCTTACAGCTGATCGAGTGGTTCGAGATGTCCGACTGTTACATCTTGATCTTGGAGCGACCCAGCCCCTGCACAGACCTCCTAAAATTCCTGAAAGGTCACAAAGGCCGACTGTCAGAACCACTGGCACAACGCATCATGCGTCAGGTGGTTCAGGCCGCTCACCACTGCTCTGACTGTGGTGTCCTGCACCGGGACATCAAGCCAGAGAATATACTCATCAACACCGACACACTGCAGCTGAAGCTGATAGACTTTGGCTGTGGTGATTTGCTGCAGGACATCCCCTACAGATATTATGCAG GAACTACAGCTTACTCCCCACCTGAGTGGTTATGTGAGGGCGAGTATTTAGGTGTTCCTGCTACCGTCTGGAGTCTGGGAGTTCTACTGTTCGAGATGATGTGTGGAGACCTGCCCTTCCAGTGCGAAGACGACATCATTGCCCGGGACTTGCACTTCGCTCACGACCTGTCTGAAG gttgCCGTGACCTGATCCTGTGTTGTCTGGCGCTATATCCTCACTTGCGCCCAACGTTCGAGGAAATCCTCAGCCACAGATGGTTTGAGGAACCTCAGAAGAATGTTtag
- the rabgef1 gene encoding rab5 GDP/GTP exchange factor isoform X2, which translates to MSQRSERRGIHVDQSELLCKKGCGYYGNAAWQGLCSKCWREEYQRARQKQIQEDWELAEKLQREEDAAYASSHGSQSQPSLTPFSKFEEKKTNEKTRKVTTVKKFFSPSSRSTAKKESHEAKSHSPSFVRQSSVETDQVSREFMEFLKSLKPGREIHKQSRAFVESMGNKKDLGADELSECVQDFYQNMSDRLLSHFKGSSEKVERVMDQVEKYIMTRLYKSVFCPETTDDEKKDLTTQHRIRALHWVTIQMLCVPVDEEIPEAADSVVKAITDIIEMDSRRVPRDKLACITSCSKHIFNAIKVTKKEPASADDFLPTLIYIVLKANPPRLQSNIQYITRFCNPSRLMSGEDGYYFTNLCCAVAFIEKLDAHSLNLSVEDFERHMCGGGSGEVSPRRTSESASPWPIELLSALQKRQQQVLVEAQDLQAELERWQEGVAREVQDILDKYPLEIKRHAAHAIDSENEENDRLPPPLQPQVFAG; encoded by the exons ATGAGTCAGCGATCTGAGCGGCGAGGGATCCATGTGGACCAGTCGGAGCTGCTGTGTAAGAAGGGGTGTGGTTACTATGGTAATGCGGCATGGCAGGGGCTGTGCTCTAAGTGCTGGAGGGAGGAGTACCAGCGTGCACGACAGAAACAGATCCAGGAGGACTGGGAACTAGCTGAGAA GTTACAGAGGGAGGAGGATGCAGCGTACGCCAGCAGTCATGGCTCTCAGTCTCAGCCGTCTCTCACTCCCTTCTCCAagtttgaggaaaaaaagaccAATGAGAAAACACGCAAAGTGACAACAGTGAAGAAGTTCTTCAGCCCGTCATCACGCAGCACTGCTAAGAAAG agagtcATGAGGCGAAGTCCCACAGTCCGTCGTTTGTGCGTCAGTCGAGTGTGGAGACAGATCAGGTGTCAAGGGAGTTTATGGAGTTCCTGAAGAGTCTGAAACCTGGACGAGAAATTCACAAACAGAGCCGAGCCTTCGTGGAGAGCATGGGGAataagaag GACCTTGGCGCTGATGAGCTCTCGGAGTGTGTGCAGGATTTCTACCAGAACATGTCTGACCGTCTCCTCTCTCACTTTAAAG GTTCCTCTGAGAAGGTGGAGCGAGTGATGGACCAGGTGGAGAAGTACATCATGACTCGCCTCTATAAGAGTGTGTTTTGTCCTGAGACCACTGACGATGAGAAGAAAGATCTGACTACGCAGCACAGGATCCG GGCGTTACACTGGGTGACCATCCAGATGCTGTGTGTTCCTGTGGATGAAGAAATTCCAGAAGCAGCTGATAGTGTAGTGAAAGCCATtacag ATATAATTGAGATGGACTCGAGGCGTGTCCCGAGAGATAAGCTGGCCTGCATCACCAGCTGCAGCAAACACATCTTCAACGCCATCAAGGTGACGAAAAAGGAGCCGGCGTCAGCCGACGATTTCCTCCCCACGCTCATTTACATCGTACTGAAGGCCAACCCACCACGCCTGCAGTCCAATATCCAGTACATCACACGCTTCTGCAACCCGAGCAGGCTGATGAGCGGAGAGGATGGGTACTACTTCACCAACCTG TGTTGTGCGGTGGCGTTTATTGAGAAGCTGGACGCTCACTCCCTTAATCTGAGCGTTGAGGATTTCGAGCGTCACATGTGCGGCGGTGGATCTGGTGAGGTTTCCCCGCGAAGGACATCTGAGTCAGCGTCCCCGTGGCCAATCGAGTTGCTCTCGGCTCTGCAGAAACGACAGCAGCAGGTTCTGGTGGAGGCGCAGGATCTTCAGGCTGAGCTCGAGCGCTGGCAGGAGGGCGTGGCCCGCGAGGTGCAGGACATCCTCGACAAATACCCATTAGAGATCAAGAGGCATGCGGCACATGCCATTGATTCAGAGAATGAGGAGAACGACAGGCTGCCCCCGCCCCTGCAGCCTCAAGTGTTCGCCGGCTAG
- the kctd7 gene encoding BTB/POZ domain-containing protein KCTD7 — protein sequence MQQNGAGETPNGDAGQLSISTASSVSSAGLLPAAASSLSTSSSLSRLRRLTQEGREVPPQPTVMVVFSAARDSEPEGDSAMSKSEEEKRKAAIPAPNRNLPKSLRTLNAPQEFPEVIPLNVGGTYFTTRLSTLQRYEDTMLAAMFSGRHHIPRDAEGRYFIDRDGAYFGDILNFLREGELPQRERVRAVHREAQYYSIGPLLERLEDRQPLTGEKVRQAFLDLLPYYKENLERIVEIAKLRAMQRKARFAKLKICVYKEEMPITPYERPLFNSLRFERSESEAKLFEHHCEVDVSFGPWEAVADVYDLLHCIVSDLAERGISVDQQCIGVCDKHLINHYYCKRPIYEFKITWW from the exons ATGCAGCAGAATGGAGCAGGCGAGACGCCGAACGGAGACGCAGGGCAGCTCTCCATCAGCACCGCCAGCTCAGTTAGCTCGGCTGGTCTGCTGCCCGCGGCCGCGAGCTCTTTATCAACATCCTCATCATTATCACGGCTGAGGAGGCTCACTCAGGAGGGCCGCGAAGTTCCTCCTCAGCCCACAGTCATGGTCGTGTTCTCGGCTGCGAGGGACAGCGAGCCAGAGGGAGATTCCGCCATGTCCAAGTCTGAGGAGGAGAAACGCAAAGCAGCCATTCCTGCTCCGAACAGAAATTTACCCAAATCCCTGCGCACTTTGAACGCACCCCAGGAG TTTCCCGAGGTAATTCCTCTGAACGTAGGAGGGACATACTTCACCACACGCCTGTCCACGCTGCAGCGGTACGAGGACACCATGCTGGCCGCCATGTTCAGCGGACGCCATCACATCCCCCGGGATGCCGAGGGCAGATATTTCATCGACAGAGACGGAGCTTATTTTGG GGACATCCTGAACTTCCTGCGTGAGGGTGAGCTGCCTCAGAGGGAGCGTGTTCGGGCCGTACACAGAGAGGCTCAGTATTACTCCATCGGGCCGCTGTTAGAGAGGCTGGAGGACAGACAGCCGCTGACTGGAGAGAAAGTGCGACAGGCGTTCCTCGACCTCCTGCCGTATTATaaag AGAATCTGGAGCGCATTGTGGAGATCGCGAAGCTGCGAGCAATGCAGAGGAAGGCTCGCTTCGCCAAGCTGAAGATCTGTGTGTATAAGGAAGAGATGCCCATCACACCATACGAGCGTCCGCTCTTCAACTCCCTGCGTTTCGAGCGCTCAGAGAGTGAGGCCAAGCTTTTTGAGCACCACTGCGAGGTGGACGTGTCGTTCGGGCCGTGGGAGGCCGTGGCCGACGTGTATGACCTGCTGCACTGCATTGTGAGCGACCTGGCCGAGCGCGGCATCAGCGTCGACCAGCAGTGCATTGGAGTGTGTGACAAACACCTCATCAACCACTACTACTGCAAGAGGCCCATCTACGAGTTCAAGATCACCTGGTGGTGA